Proteins from a single region of Streptomyces griseiscabiei:
- a CDS encoding DUF6086 family protein, with the protein MSMYFDIGDETLWNPSNSVGRLFLRQVEVFEAELKLASGIGQGKYWGDPDTLEVDPAVYAEFARGLVAWHCRTGHSMILALSEGFVATAVALARRAGIEVEMPESPSDRMCGGVQRNVQVPSAPRPASATIATALDTRAREMDRWMAR; encoded by the coding sequence ATGAGTATGTACTTCGACATAGGTGACGAGACGCTGTGGAACCCGTCCAACAGTGTCGGCCGCCTCTTCCTGCGGCAGGTCGAGGTCTTCGAGGCCGAACTCAAGCTGGCCTCGGGAATCGGCCAGGGTAAGTATTGGGGCGACCCGGACACACTTGAGGTCGATCCGGCCGTGTACGCGGAGTTCGCGCGCGGCCTGGTCGCCTGGCACTGCCGGACGGGGCACTCCATGATCCTCGCGCTCTCCGAAGGATTCGTGGCGACAGCGGTCGCGCTCGCGCGGCGCGCGGGAATCGAGGTGGAGATGCCCGAATCGCCGTCCGATCGCATGTGTGGTGGCGTCCAGCGCAACGTGCAGGTTCCCAGCGCTCCCCGGCCCGCGTCAGCCACCATCGCCACCGCGCTGGACACCCGGGCGCGGGAGATGGACCGCTGGATGGCCCGCTGA
- a CDS encoding calcium-binding protein gives MRKGLQAVVMAGAMGAALALSAGQAHAATGVTANSAFITINAAADKANQIIINPSGSNITVIDNGDTVTAGAGCTQLSANSVSCPAGTRTILLSAGDRNDTVILRASLRATLNGDAGGDTLQTIDSTQRAVLVGGDGNDTLIGGAGDDEIVGGAGRDIMDGNAGNDRLGAIDGVGGNDSSNGDTGTDICPGDAGDQVFGCES, from the coding sequence ATGCGCAAGGGTTTACAGGCCGTGGTGATGGCAGGCGCGATGGGCGCGGCGCTGGCTTTGTCGGCCGGGCAGGCCCACGCCGCCACCGGTGTGACCGCGAATTCGGCCTTCATCACTATCAACGCCGCGGCCGACAAGGCGAACCAGATCATCATCAACCCGTCCGGCAGCAACATCACCGTCATCGACAACGGTGACACCGTCACCGCGGGGGCGGGTTGTACCCAGCTCAGCGCCAACTCGGTGTCCTGCCCGGCGGGCACACGGACGATCCTCCTCAGCGCGGGCGACCGCAATGACACGGTCATCCTGCGGGCCAGCCTGCGGGCCACGCTCAACGGCGACGCGGGCGGCGACACTCTCCAGACGATCGACAGCACGCAACGCGCTGTCCTGGTCGGGGGCGACGGCAACGACACCCTGATCGGCGGTGCGGGCGACGACGAGATCGTCGGTGGGGCCGGCCGGGACATCATGGACGGCAACGCCGGAAACGACCGGCTGGGCGCCATCGACGGCGTGGGAGGCAACGACTCCTCCAACGGCGACACCGGCACGGACATCTGCCCGGGGGACGCGGGCGACCAGGTGTTCGGCTGCGAGAGCTGA
- a CDS encoding VOC family protein has translation MPDLFGINHLTLSTTDLDRLVTYYTELLGAALAFERAATPSDPRIAVIDVGGNDHLMIVETSTAPTTDLDPLSKAGWGLRVGTYAQLCEVREQILGAGWPVGQIETLPTQWTMTARDPDGRPLDVRAHRPRTASPTQTTG, from the coding sequence ATGCCCGATCTCTTCGGAATCAACCATCTGACTCTGTCCACGACGGACCTCGACCGGCTCGTGACGTACTACACGGAGTTGCTCGGAGCGGCACTCGCGTTCGAGCGCGCTGCAACCCCTTCCGATCCTCGGATCGCAGTGATCGATGTCGGCGGCAACGACCACCTCATGATCGTCGAAACGTCGACCGCCCCCACCACTGATCTCGATCCCCTCAGCAAGGCGGGCTGGGGACTGCGCGTCGGTACATACGCGCAGCTGTGTGAGGTTCGCGAACAGATCCTCGGCGCCGGGTGGCCGGTCGGACAGATCGAGACACTGCCCACGCAGTGGACGATGACAGCTCGCGATCCCGATGGACGCCCTTTGGACGTTCGAGCTCATCGCCCACGCACCGCATCGCCGACACAGACCACTGGCTGA
- the acnA gene encoding aconitate hydratase AcnA translates to MSRNHLAGRHLAGSGLDTLGTKARLDVAGRQMSYHRIDRLAPADLPVGLRILLENVLRFHDGTSRSDDQVQAILARGGPGTPVDLYASRVFLHDTNGVPTVVDLASMRDAMAALGGDPALVNPVIASELVIDHSVIADVFGRPDALARNVELEYARNGERYRFLRWGQQSLRNFAVVPPGTGIMHQVNVEHLARVVMVEDGLAFPDVCLGTDSHTTMVNGLGVLAWGIGGIEAEAAMLGQSMSALVPPVVGVHLTGGLPAGTTATDLALTLTELLRSHGVIGKFVEFHGPGVTALPVTDRVTIANMSPEFGSTCALFPIDDETLRYLRFTGRPESQVALVEAYAKEQGLWHRPANPPRFSETVALDLSTVVPSLAGPSRPEDRVPLDHAKSRFRTALEVIRRQNTTAGPNITTTATATAITATVAATATVATVVIDGTAHELSDGAVAVAAITSCTNTSNPAVMVGAGLLARNAVRAGLRSKPWVKTTLSPGSRVVMDYYRRAGLLPDLETLGFHLAGFGCMTCIGASGPLIGAVSEAVADTGLTVTSVLSGNRNFEGRIQPDVAMNYLASPPLVIAYALAGTMDIDLRTEPLGHTAQGEPVHLHDIWPDPAEIEAVTAGSMDAAMFTDAYGHVFAGDRRWRDVSAPASERFAWDEASTYIRRPPYLDGMTREPEAVKDITGARVLVKLGDKVTTDHISPAGAITAATAAARYLAELGVPAGDFNTYASRRGNHLVMMRGAFANIRLRNQVAPGTRGGRTRDFLDDGRESSIHDTAAAYRAAGVPMVVVAGEDYGGGSSRDWAAKGPALLGVRAVIARSFERIHRSNLVAMGVLPLELVDGGPEDLAPTGAETITVSGLETLDSGHIPTTVPVLSDDREFTARVRLDTPREADYFRHGGVMPYVLRGLLAHPAEADQ, encoded by the coding sequence ATGAGCCGTAACCACCTGGCGGGCCGCCACCTGGCCGGGTCCGGGCTCGACACGCTGGGCACCAAGGCGCGTCTCGACGTCGCCGGCCGACAGATGTCGTACCACCGCATCGACCGGCTCGCCCCCGCCGACCTGCCGGTCGGCCTGCGGATCCTGCTGGAGAACGTGCTCCGCTTCCATGACGGCACGAGCCGCAGCGACGACCAGGTGCAAGCGATCCTGGCGCGGGGCGGCCCGGGAACACCGGTGGACCTGTACGCCTCCCGGGTGTTCCTGCACGACACCAACGGTGTCCCCACGGTCGTCGACCTGGCGTCCATGCGGGACGCCATGGCCGCCCTGGGTGGCGATCCGGCTCTGGTCAATCCGGTCATCGCGTCCGAACTCGTCATCGACCACTCGGTCATCGCCGACGTCTTCGGCCGCCCCGACGCACTGGCGCGCAATGTCGAACTGGAGTACGCGCGCAACGGCGAGCGCTACCGCTTCCTCCGGTGGGGACAGCAGTCGCTCAGGAATTTCGCCGTGGTGCCCCCCGGCACCGGGATCATGCACCAGGTCAACGTGGAGCACCTCGCCCGCGTGGTCATGGTCGAGGACGGCCTCGCGTTCCCGGACGTGTGCCTGGGCACCGACTCGCACACCACCATGGTCAACGGGCTCGGCGTACTGGCCTGGGGCATCGGAGGCATCGAGGCCGAGGCCGCGATGCTCGGCCAGTCCATGTCCGCCCTCGTCCCGCCCGTCGTCGGCGTCCACCTCACCGGCGGACTCCCCGCCGGAACCACGGCCACCGACCTGGCACTCACCCTCACCGAACTCCTGCGGTCCCACGGAGTCATCGGCAAGTTCGTCGAGTTCCACGGCCCCGGCGTCACGGCCCTGCCGGTGACCGACCGCGTCACCATCGCGAACATGAGCCCCGAATTCGGCTCGACCTGCGCGCTCTTCCCCATCGACGACGAGACCCTGCGCTACCTGCGGTTCACCGGGCGGCCCGAGAGCCAGGTCGCGTTGGTCGAGGCGTACGCCAAAGAGCAGGGCCTGTGGCACCGGCCCGCGAACCCACCCCGGTTCTCGGAGACCGTCGCACTCGACCTGTCCACCGTCGTCCCCTCCCTGGCCGGTCCCTCCCGGCCCGAGGACAGGGTCCCTCTGGACCACGCGAAGTCCCGCTTCCGTACGGCCCTCGAAGTCATCCGCCGACAGAACACGACTGCCGGCCCGAACATCACGACGACCGCCACCGCCACCGCCATCACCGCCACCGTCGCCGCCACTGCCACCGTCGCCACCGTCGTCATCGACGGAACCGCGCACGAACTGTCCGACGGAGCGGTCGCGGTCGCGGCCATCACCTCCTGCACCAACACCTCCAACCCGGCCGTCATGGTGGGCGCGGGACTGCTCGCCCGCAACGCCGTCCGGGCGGGGCTGCGCAGCAAGCCCTGGGTCAAGACCACCCTCAGCCCCGGCTCACGGGTCGTCATGGACTACTACCGACGGGCCGGCCTCCTCCCGGATCTGGAGACCCTGGGCTTCCACCTCGCCGGATTCGGGTGCATGACCTGCATCGGAGCCTCCGGCCCGCTCATCGGTGCCGTTTCGGAGGCGGTGGCCGACACCGGCCTGACCGTGACATCGGTCCTCTCCGGAAACCGCAACTTCGAGGGCCGTATCCAGCCCGACGTCGCCATGAACTACCTCGCCTCACCGCCCCTCGTCATCGCCTACGCCCTCGCCGGCACGATGGACATCGACCTGCGCACCGAGCCCCTCGGCCACACCGCGCAGGGAGAACCCGTCCACCTGCACGACATCTGGCCGGACCCGGCGGAGATCGAGGCGGTGACGGCCGGGAGCATGGACGCCGCGATGTTCACCGACGCCTACGGACACGTCTTCGCCGGCGACCGGCGGTGGCGGGACGTCAGCGCGCCGGCCTCCGAACGCTTCGCGTGGGACGAGGCCTCCACCTACATCCGGCGCCCGCCCTACCTCGACGGCATGACCAGGGAACCGGAGGCGGTCAAGGACATCACCGGGGCGCGCGTGCTGGTCAAACTCGGCGACAAGGTCACCACCGACCACATCTCCCCGGCCGGCGCCATCACGGCAGCCACGGCGGCGGCCCGCTATCTCGCCGAACTCGGCGTACCCGCCGGGGACTTCAACACCTACGCCTCCAGGCGCGGCAACCACCTGGTGATGATGCGGGGCGCGTTCGCCAACATCAGGCTGCGCAACCAGGTGGCCCCCGGCACCCGGGGCGGCAGGACCCGCGACTTCCTCGACGACGGGCGCGAGAGCTCGATCCACGACACGGCGGCGGCCTACCGCGCGGCCGGCGTGCCCATGGTCGTCGTCGCCGGTGAGGACTACGGCGGCGGATCCTCCCGCGACTGGGCCGCCAAGGGGCCCGCGCTGCTGGGCGTCCGCGCGGTGATCGCACGGTCCTTCGAACGCATCCACCGCTCGAACCTCGTCGCCATGGGCGTCCTGCCCCTGGAACTCGTCGACGGCGGCCCCGAGGACCTGGCCCCCACCGGCGCCGAGACCATCACCGTCTCCGGACTGGAGACCCTCGACTCCGGACACATCCCGACGACGGTGCCCGTCCTGTCCGACGACCGCGAGTTCACAGCACGAGTCCGCCTGGACACCCCCCGCGAGGCCGACTACTTCCGCCACGGCGGGGTCATGCCGTACGTCCTGCGAGGCTTGCTCGCCCACCCGGCCGAAGCCGACCAGTGA
- a CDS encoding aspartate/glutamate racemase family protein, with the protein MAVIHATPASIEPARTALVEGFPEASVWHVLDDRLISDAEAAGGLTPALSDRMLSLIGHAVHGGADAVLLSCSLYGPVLEQARREHGLLPMLSSDEGLFAEVARLRFGRVLLLGPLAPAVQDSAKRLKHVLSATAGAERTDVIALTVPGAATAAAHGDLDTLERALTEVATPYLKEADAVILGMFSLAPARGGVERALGLPVLSAPLLAARSLREKLAARTDTLFSAPLFPGDRPESSATEAW; encoded by the coding sequence GTGGCCGTCATCCACGCCACCCCGGCGTCGATCGAGCCCGCCCGGACAGCTCTCGTGGAGGGCTTTCCCGAGGCCTCGGTGTGGCATGTGCTGGACGACCGCCTCATCAGCGACGCCGAGGCGGCGGGCGGGCTCACCCCTGCCCTGTCCGACCGGATGCTGTCGCTGATCGGCCATGCCGTCCACGGCGGTGCCGACGCCGTCCTGCTGTCCTGCTCCCTGTACGGGCCGGTGCTGGAACAGGCCCGACGGGAACACGGGCTGCTGCCCATGCTGAGCTCCGACGAGGGACTCTTCGCCGAGGTCGCGCGTCTGCGGTTCGGCCGTGTCCTGCTCCTGGGCCCCCTCGCCCCGGCGGTCCAGGACTCGGCGAAGCGGCTGAAGCACGTGCTCTCCGCCACGGCGGGCGCGGAGCGGACGGATGTCATCGCACTGACCGTTCCCGGGGCGGCCACGGCTGCTGCGCACGGAGATCTCGACACCCTTGAGAGGGCTCTCACCGAGGTCGCCACGCCGTATCTGAAGGAAGCCGACGCGGTGATCCTCGGCATGTTCTCGCTCGCTCCGGCCCGCGGGGGAGTGGAGCGGGCCCTCGGACTGCCGGTGCTCAGCGCCCCGCTCCTCGCCGCCCGCTCGCTGCGCGAGAAGCTCGCGGCGCGGACCGACACCCTCTTCTCCGCACCGCTCTTTCCCGGGGACCGACCCGAATCGTCCGCCACGGAGGCATGGTGA
- a CDS encoding isocitrate/isopropylmalate dehydrogenase family protein: protein MATSGIPHRYTLGVLHGDGIGPEIVPAAVLVADTALVAAGAPPVAWRELPLGRRAIEELGEATPEATLAALAETDGWLLGPHDSASYPEPFRSELNPSGTIRKHFDLYANVRPAKAFGGGEVIAPGTDLVIMRENTEGFYADRNTHLGTGEFMPTPDIAIAMGIITRPACERIAREAFELASRRRGKVTIVHKANVLKLTTGLFRDVCREVARDYPDVTVDDFHIDAMTVHLVRRAREFDVVVTENMFGDILSDLAGELAGSLGTAPSLNASRDRAMAQAAHGSAPDIAGQDRANPVAMILSTAMLLEWLGNRHQDETLPRAARIVEQGVASTLEKGTRTRDMGGSAGCRAFAEAVAASIGQL from the coding sequence GTGGCCACCAGCGGCATCCCCCACCGTTACACCCTCGGCGTCCTGCACGGCGACGGCATCGGTCCCGAGATCGTGCCGGCCGCCGTTCTGGTCGCCGACACCGCTCTGGTGGCCGCCGGTGCCCCGCCCGTCGCCTGGCGGGAGCTGCCCCTGGGCCGCCGAGCCATCGAGGAGTTGGGGGAGGCTACGCCCGAGGCCACACTCGCGGCCCTCGCCGAGACCGACGGATGGCTGCTCGGCCCCCACGACAGCGCGTCCTATCCCGAGCCGTTCCGTTCCGAACTCAACCCAAGCGGCACCATCCGCAAACACTTCGACCTGTACGCCAACGTCCGCCCCGCCAAGGCGTTCGGGGGCGGTGAGGTCATCGCCCCCGGCACCGACCTGGTCATCATGCGGGAGAACACCGAGGGCTTCTACGCCGACCGCAACACCCACCTGGGCACGGGCGAGTTCATGCCCACCCCGGACATCGCCATCGCGATGGGCATCATCACGCGTCCCGCGTGCGAGCGCATCGCCCGGGAGGCGTTCGAGCTGGCCTCGCGGCGGCGCGGGAAGGTCACCATCGTCCACAAGGCGAACGTCCTGAAGCTGACCACGGGGCTGTTCCGGGACGTGTGCCGAGAGGTCGCGCGGGACTACCCCGATGTCACCGTCGACGACTTCCACATCGACGCCATGACCGTGCACCTGGTGCGGCGGGCCCGCGAGTTCGACGTCGTGGTCACCGAGAACATGTTCGGTGACATCCTCTCGGACCTGGCCGGCGAACTGGCCGGATCGCTGGGGACCGCCCCCTCCCTGAACGCCTCGCGGGACCGCGCGATGGCGCAGGCGGCCCACGGTTCCGCGCCGGACATCGCGGGACAGGACCGGGCCAACCCCGTGGCGATGATCCTTTCCACCGCGATGCTGCTGGAGTGGCTGGGCAACCGGCACCAGGACGAGACACTTCCGCGTGCGGCACGGATCGTGGAGCAGGGCGTGGCCTCCACCCTCGAAAAGGGGACCCGCACCAGGGACATGGGCGGGTCGGCCGGATGCCGTGCATTCGCCGAGGCGGTCGCGGCCTCGATCGGGCAGCTGTGA
- a CDS encoding GntR family transcriptional regulator: MDARGGRMSQPVEAFETKGDFAYRQVRDRILSGELGPGSVIQQRELAGFIGISTTPLREALRRLASEGLVELDAHRDARIAPLRAEEARDLLEIRRSLDPLAASLAAERRTSADMRAIRAAADGLAPLHPHPSVEQLVAHRRFHAAIYRASHNDLLIAALEGLWDKADRYRLLALRTDPGQDARDRKAKEHAALVECVALGDGAGAAEIMRRHIDTSLGATAAWRLGHSEPIDGS, translated from the coding sequence ATGGACGCCAGAGGGGGCCGTATGTCGCAGCCGGTCGAGGCTTTCGAGACGAAGGGCGACTTCGCCTACCGCCAGGTCCGCGACCGGATCCTCTCCGGGGAGTTGGGACCCGGTTCGGTGATCCAGCAGCGCGAACTCGCCGGCTTCATCGGCATCAGCACCACGCCGCTGCGTGAGGCGTTGCGGCGGCTCGCGAGCGAGGGGCTGGTCGAGCTGGACGCCCACCGGGACGCCCGGATCGCGCCCCTGCGGGCCGAGGAGGCGCGGGACCTGCTGGAGATCCGGCGGTCCCTCGATCCGCTGGCCGCCTCGCTGGCAGCGGAACGGCGCACCAGCGCCGACATGCGGGCCATCCGCGCCGCGGCCGACGGGCTCGCCCCGCTCCACCCGCACCCGAGCGTGGAGCAGTTGGTGGCACACCGCCGCTTTCATGCCGCGATCTACCGGGCGTCCCACAACGACCTGCTGATCGCGGCCCTGGAGGGCCTGTGGGACAAGGCCGACCGCTACCGCCTCCTCGCGCTGCGCACGGACCCGGGCCAGGACGCCCGGGATCGGAAGGCCAAGGAGCATGCGGCGCTCGTCGAATGCGTCGCCCTCGGTGACGGCGCCGGCGCGGCGGAGATCATGCGCAGGCACATCGACACCAGCCTCGGGGCGACCGCGGCGTGGCGACTCGGCCACTCCGAGCCCATCGACGGGTCCTGA
- a CDS encoding SDR family NAD(P)-dependent oxidoreductase, which yields MTNARVWLITGASRGLGRAFAEAALAGGDRVVAAARNVEPLEELTEKYPDHLVPLALDVTDRRAVFDGVERAAAAFGRLDVVVNNAGGFLYGMVEEATEEQIRAHLDVNFFGAVWVAQAVLPHLRAQGGGRLLQVTSMGSGGGMATVGFYGAGKAALDSVSEALAMEVEGFGIKVTIVQMGGYDTGLFTIGTTTTAPLTQYQSLRTEMEAMWGDAVAPEPGTAAPVIMKLAALPDPPRRLIVGSQSFDHVLEMDRAQADLYRSWEHLSRIAPG from the coding sequence GTGACGAACGCAAGAGTCTGGCTCATCACCGGCGCCTCCCGTGGCCTGGGCAGGGCTTTCGCCGAGGCCGCCCTGGCGGGCGGCGACCGCGTGGTGGCTGCCGCCCGCAATGTCGAGCCTCTGGAGGAACTGACCGAGAAGTACCCCGACCACCTGGTCCCGCTTGCGTTGGACGTCACCGACCGCCGGGCCGTGTTCGACGGGGTCGAGCGGGCGGCAGCCGCGTTCGGCAGGCTGGACGTCGTCGTCAACAACGCCGGCGGATTCCTCTACGGGATGGTGGAGGAAGCCACGGAGGAGCAGATCCGGGCACACTTGGATGTGAACTTCTTCGGCGCCGTGTGGGTGGCCCAGGCGGTCCTTCCTCACCTGCGCGCCCAGGGCGGGGGCCGGCTCCTCCAGGTCACCTCGATGGGCAGCGGCGGTGGAATGGCCACCGTCGGCTTCTACGGCGCGGGCAAGGCCGCGCTGGACTCGGTCAGCGAGGCGCTGGCGATGGAGGTCGAGGGGTTCGGCATCAAGGTCACCATCGTGCAGATGGGCGGCTACGACACCGGCCTGTTCACCATCGGCACCACGACCACCGCACCCCTGACGCAGTATCAGTCCCTGCGCACCGAGATGGAGGCGATGTGGGGCGACGCCGTCGCCCCGGAGCCCGGCACGGCTGCTCCGGTCATCATGAAGCTGGCCGCACTGCCGGACCCGCCGCGACGGCTGATCGTCGGCAGCCAGTCCTTCGATCATGTCTTGGAGATGGACCGGGCCCAAGCGGATCTGTACCGGTCCTGGGAGCACCTCAGCCGTATCGCCCCGGGCTGA
- a CDS encoding TetR/AcrR family transcriptional regulator — MSNEKGPDHSRRKERSRQAILAATRALVAEEAYEKVTVEAIAARAGVGKQTIYRRWPSKSAVVFAALLALSEDADGQSVALPDTGDLEADLKLVMRATAEEFADPSFDRLIRALNTEISNDAVLAAEYREKLAQPLEEAKRARLRSAQEAGQLDADADLDLVLEVLYAPLFQRWLHRSGPLTAAYADSLVDATLRAFGP, encoded by the coding sequence ATGTCCAACGAGAAGGGGCCGGACCACTCCCGCCGCAAGGAACGGTCTCGGCAGGCCATCCTCGCCGCCACCCGCGCCCTGGTCGCAGAGGAGGCGTACGAGAAGGTCACGGTCGAAGCCATCGCCGCCCGTGCCGGCGTCGGCAAGCAGACGATCTATCGGCGGTGGCCGTCGAAGAGCGCGGTCGTCTTCGCCGCCCTTCTGGCTCTGAGTGAGGATGCGGACGGGCAGTCGGTCGCGCTGCCGGACACGGGCGACCTCGAGGCCGACCTCAAGCTCGTCATGCGTGCCACGGCGGAGGAGTTCGCCGACCCGTCCTTCGACAGGCTGATCCGGGCCCTCAACACCGAGATCTCCAACGATGCCGTGCTCGCGGCCGAGTACCGGGAGAAGCTGGCCCAGCCGCTGGAAGAAGCGAAGAGGGCACGCTTGCGCAGCGCCCAGGAAGCCGGCCAGCTCGACGCCGACGCCGACCTCGACCTGGTCCTCGAAGTGCTCTACGCCCCCCTCTTCCAGCGGTGGCTGCACCGCAGCGGTCCACTGACCGCCGCCTACGCCGACTCACTCGTCGACGCGACTCTCCGAGCTTTCGGCCCCTGA
- a CDS encoding MalY/PatB family protein — protein sequence MAVDTTPGDPGRQDTTGATTQSLFDTVVDRRHSNSMKWARAHEFLTADEAAADPLPMWVADTDFRAPRAVIDALHQAVEYGVFGYPGGATRGYLDAVTGWQARRFGWEVPQEWVLPTAGIITTLKTAVQAFSAPGDSVLIQPPVYAHFHDDVLLNGRHLAPAPLLRTDDGYRFDARTFEAAIRPDTKLFILSHPHNPTGNVWTEDELRTMGELCARRGVLVVSDEIHQDLVVNPDRRHIPFASLGEAFARNSITCTAPSKTFNLPGLQSANVFVPDRRVREELARQYERNLFPLVNLLGMTATEAAYTHGEPWLEDLLTYLRGNHAHFARAVNSATSKVRVLPADSLYLAWMDCRGLGMNAETLDTFMLTEARLWLDRGQKFGIEGHGYMRVNLGCPRSTVDEAVRRLITAVQGL from the coding sequence ATGGCAGTCGACACCACCCCGGGTGACCCGGGGCGACAGGACACCACCGGCGCGACCACGCAATCCCTCTTCGACACCGTCGTGGACCGCAGGCACAGCAACTCCATGAAGTGGGCCCGCGCCCATGAGTTCCTGACGGCCGACGAGGCCGCGGCCGACCCGCTGCCGATGTGGGTGGCCGACACCGACTTCAGGGCACCCCGGGCCGTGATCGACGCGCTGCACCAGGCCGTGGAGTACGGCGTCTTCGGTTACCCGGGCGGCGCCACCCGCGGCTACCTCGACGCCGTCACCGGCTGGCAGGCCCGGCGGTTCGGCTGGGAGGTGCCGCAGGAGTGGGTGCTGCCGACCGCGGGCATCATCACCACGCTCAAGACCGCTGTACAGGCGTTCTCCGCGCCGGGCGACTCGGTCCTGATCCAGCCGCCCGTGTACGCCCACTTCCACGACGACGTCCTGCTCAACGGCCGCCACCTCGCGCCGGCCCCCCTGCTGCGGACCGACGACGGCTACCGGTTCGACGCCCGGACGTTCGAGGCCGCGATACGCCCGGACACCAAGCTGTTCATTCTCAGCCACCCCCACAACCCCACCGGGAACGTCTGGACCGAGGACGAGCTGAGGACCATGGGCGAGTTGTGCGCCCGGCGCGGCGTCCTGGTCGTCTCCGACGAGATCCACCAGGACCTCGTCGTCAACCCGGACAGGAGACACATCCCCTTCGCCTCCCTCGGCGAGGCGTTCGCACGGAACAGCATCACCTGCACGGCACCCAGCAAGACCTTCAACCTCCCCGGTCTGCAGAGCGCCAACGTCTTCGTCCCCGACCGCCGGGTGCGCGAGGAACTGGCCCGCCAGTACGAGCGCAATCTGTTCCCCCTGGTCAACCTGCTGGGCATGACCGCCACCGAGGCCGCCTACACGCACGGTGAGCCATGGCTGGAGGACCTGCTCACCTATCTGCGCGGCAACCACGCGCACTTCGCGCGGGCGGTCAACAGCGCCACCTCCAAGGTCAGGGTCCTCCCGGCCGACTCCCTCTACCTGGCCTGGATGGACTGCCGCGGCCTCGGGATGAACGCCGAGACCCTGGACACCTTCATGCTCACCGAGGCACGCCTGTGGCTGGACAGGGGACAGAAGTTCGGCATCGAGGGCCACGGCTACATGCGGGTCAATCTGGGCTGCCCCCGCTCCACGGTCGACGAGGCGGTACGCCGGCTGATCACCGCCGTCCAGGGCTTGTGA
- a CDS encoding Lrp/AsnC family transcriptional regulator, protein MDLTDRKIIAILQSEGRITFTDLAERVRLSVSRCQRRVRELETSGVIRGYRAAVDAAALGYGFEVLVFATLTRPDAVTEFDAALADVPEVVEAQRLFGEPDYLIRVVSADLPSYQQLYESVLVRLPGVRGLNSTIVMKQAVPPRPLPGRPPRAATARNSPA, encoded by the coding sequence ATGGATCTCACTGATCGAAAAATTATTGCCATCCTTCAGTCCGAGGGGCGGATCACGTTCACCGATCTGGCCGAGAGGGTCCGTCTCAGCGTCTCCCGGTGCCAGCGGCGCGTCCGTGAACTCGAGACGTCCGGGGTCATCCGCGGCTACCGGGCCGCCGTCGACGCCGCGGCCCTGGGGTACGGGTTCGAGGTCCTGGTCTTCGCCACGCTCACCCGGCCCGACGCGGTGACCGAGTTCGACGCGGCGCTCGCCGACGTCCCCGAGGTCGTCGAGGCGCAGCGGCTGTTCGGCGAACCGGACTACCTGATCCGGGTGGTCAGCGCCGACCTGCCGTCCTACCAGCAGCTCTACGAGTCCGTGCTCGTCCGGCTGCCGGGGGTCCGGGGCCTCAACTCGACCATCGTGATGAAGCAGGCCGTCCCCCCGCGGCCCCTGCCGGGGCGACCGCCGCGGGCGGCGACGGCACGGAACTCCCCGGCCTGA
- a CDS encoding ABC transporter ATP-binding protein — protein MGQAVTAAMLRVADVHKSYGRGAGAVHALRGVSFEVPQGELVALKGRSGSGKTTLLNIVGGLDEPDSGHVTVDGLDLGSQSEDALLALRRERVGFVFQSFGLIPILTAAENVGVPLRLRRADPRERRERVELLLSLVGLSDHAAQRPGELSGGQRQRVAIARALANSPSILIADEPTGQLDAETGHSVMELLRAVVRSERITALVATHDATLLDLADRVLELKDGEITEVTAIGGAQAPSSP, from the coding sequence ATGGGGCAGGCGGTGACCGCGGCCATGCTGCGGGTGGCGGATGTGCACAAGTCGTACGGCCGGGGCGCGGGCGCCGTGCACGCCCTGCGGGGCGTCTCCTTCGAGGTTCCGCAAGGGGAACTCGTCGCGCTCAAGGGACGCTCGGGCTCCGGCAAGACCACGCTGCTCAATATCGTCGGCGGTCTGGACGAGCCGGACAGCGGACACGTCACCGTCGACGGGCTGGACCTCGGGAGCCAGAGCGAGGACGCCCTGCTCGCGCTGCGCCGGGAGCGGGTCGGCTTCGTCTTCCAGTCGTTCGGGCTCATCCCCATCCTCACGGCGGCGGAGAACGTGGGCGTGCCCCTACGGCTGCGCAGGGCGGACCCGCGCGAGCGGCGGGAGCGGGTCGAGCTGCTGCTGTCCCTCGTGGGGCTCTCGGACCACGCCGCGCAGCGCCCCGGCGAACTGTCGGGCGGGCAGCGTCAACGGGTCGCCATCGCCCGCGCGTTGGCCAACAGTCCCTCGATCCTCATCGCCGACGAGCCGACCGGCCAGCTGGACGCGGAGACCGGGCACTCCGTGATGGAGCTGCTGCGCGCGGTCGTCCGCAGCGAGCGGATCACGGCTCTCGTCGCCACCCATGACGCGACGCTTCTCGACCTCGCCGACCGTGTGCTGGAGCTGAAGGACGGCGAGATCACCGAGGTCACGGCGATCGGCGGGGCTCAGGCTCCCTCGTCCCCCTGA